A part of Tachysurus vachellii isolate PV-2020 chromosome 4, HZAU_Pvac_v1, whole genome shotgun sequence genomic DNA contains:
- the zgc:172121 gene encoding homocysteine S-methyltransferase YbgG isoform X1, which translates to MACAPFILDGGISTELEERGFQIQGDPLWSARILYTNPNAVKDVHYSFLQCGSDILTTATYQASIEGFTKYLGLKPEEAEELLMSGVRVARESITDFMANGLTADRKVPSVAGSVGPYGAFLHDGSEYTGVYASSMSVEELKNWHRPQIHSLVAAGVDLLALETIPSLKEAEALVELLREFPDAKAWLSFSCKDAQSISDGNKFAKAVQVASNSSQLVAVGVNCSPPALVTPLLESAKSYKAPEMSWVVYPNSGEDWDPSTGWRTQHRIPFTELSVEWKEQGALWIGGCCRISPADIAQLKSRLTETQKSQI; encoded by the exons ATGGCCTGCGCACCATTTATTCTGGACGGGGGAATATCAACAGAATTAGAGGAAAGAGGTTTTCAGATTCAG GGAGATCCTTTATGGAGTGCAAGAATTTTGTATACAAATCCCAATGCTGTTAAAGATGTGCATTACAG CTTTCTTCAGTGTGGATCTGACATTCTCACAACAGCCACATACCAGGCTAGTATTGAAGGGTTCACTAAATATCTTGGCCTTAAACCAGAGGAGGCAGAAGAATTACTGATGTCAGGGGTCCGAGTAGCCAGGGAGTCAATAACAGACTTCATGGCCAACGGGTTAACAGCAG ACAGAAAAGTGCCTTCTGTGGCAGGTTCAGTGGGGCCTTACGGGGCTTTTTTACACGATGGTTCAGAGTACACAGGAGTCTATGCTAGCAGCATGAGTGTAGAG GAGCTGAAGAATTGGCATCGGCCACAGATTCACAGTTTGGTGGCTGCAGGAGTTGATTTACTTGCACTGGAGACTATACCGAGTCTTAAAGAAGCAGAGGCCTTGGTGGAGCTGCTGAGGGAGTTTCCTGATGCTAAAGCCTGGCTTTCCTTTTCCTGTAAG GATGCCCAGAGTATTTCGGATGGCAACAAGTTTGCCAAGGCTGTTCAGGTAGCCAGTAACTCCTCTCAGCTGGTTGCTGTTGGGGTGAACTGTTCTCCACCTGCTCTAGTGACACCCCTTCTCGAATCCGCAAAGTCGTACAAGGCACCTGAAATGAGCTGGGTGGTCTATCCGAATAGTGGGGAAGACTGGGATCCCAGCACAGG ATGGAGAACACAACACAGGATTCCATTTACAGAGCTAAGTGTCGAGTGGAAAGAACAAGGGGCTTTATGGATCG GAGGCTGTTGCCGTATCAGTCCTGCTGACATTGCACAGTTAAAAAGTCGATTAACCGAAACACAAAAATCACAGATTTAA
- the LOC132844345 gene encoding basic immunoglobulin-like variable motif-containing protein: protein MPNTAESEGGNISGAKDPAPPSQLPGQDNERGFLNPFNRDTLRTRRASSAELQLPWTCPVTHSREKFYTVCSDYALLNQAHPILTPRDVPQSSHDSSAPLSQSNTITISQGQAAEFHTPSGDVCDLEETLSGNSKPILAWEIDTTDFDAILTRKARTGNIKKFGLKKMKSSDRSSRNVLDLPPQASLEEIKQRKVLDLRRWYCISRPQYKTSCGISSLVSCWNFLYSTLGAGSLPPISQEEALYILGFQPPFEDIRFGPFTGNATLMRWFRQINDHFRVRGCSYILYKPHGKHKTAGETADGALLKLTQGLRDESMAYIYHCQNHYFCPVGFEATPLKAAKAYRGPLALNEMEHWILIGEPSRKHPAIHCKKWADIVTDLNTQNPEYLDIRHTERGIQFRKTKKVGGNLHCLMAFQRVYWQKIGPWALNLENLRHDNYQQGAQISGDQRCQTSAGEAVDDGETKRGHLGRSHSTGNQKSDQAWKRISNTTEYSNRGCPDSDLDEDIAD, encoded by the exons ATGCCTAACACTGCAGAAAGTGAAGGCGGTAACATATCTGGTGCCAAGGACCCGGCACCTCCATCACAGTTGCCGGGCCAAGACAATGAACGCGGCTTCCTGAACCCATTCAACCGTGATACACTTCGCACCAGACGGGCCTCCAGCGCCGAGCTCCAGCTCCCATGGACATGCCCTGTCACACATTCTCGGGAGAAATTCTACACAGTGTGCTCTGATTATGCACTGCTCAATCAAGCCCATCCAATCCTCACTCCCAGAGATGTTCCCCAGTCCAGCCATGACAGCAGCGCACCACTGAGTCAATCAAACACCATCACTATCTCCCAGGGTCAGGCTGCAGAATTCCATACACCTTCAGGTGATGTCTGTGATTTAGAAGAGACTTTGTCCGGTAACTCCAAGCCCATTTTAGCCTGGGAGATCGACACCACAGACTTTGATGCCATTTTAACCCGGAAAGCCAGGACAG gaaatataaagaaatttgGCTTAAAGAAAATGAAGTCATCTGACCGGTCGAGCAGAAATGTGTTGGATCTTCCACCACAAGCTTCTCTGGAAGAAATCAAGCAGAGGAAAGTCCTGGACTTGCGCAGATG GTACTGCATCAGCCGCCCTCAGTATAAAACCTCATGTGGCATTTCCTCCCTCGTTTCTTGCTGGAACTTTCTGTACAGTACCCTCGGAGCTGGAAG CCTTCCACCCATTTCCCAGGAGGAGGCCTTATATATTCTCGGTTTCCAGCCTCCATTTGAAGATATCAGGTTTGGACCTTTTACTGGGAATGCCACTTTAATGAG ATGGTTCAGACAGATCAATGACCATTTCCGTGTTCGAGGATGCTCTTATATTCTATATAAACCTCATGGGAAGCACAAGACAGCAGGAGAGACGG CTGATGGAGCTTTGCTTAAGCTGACCCAAGGATTACGAGATGAATCTATGGCCTATATTTACCACTGTCAGAACCACTACTTCTGCCCTGTGGGCTTTGAAGCTACCCCATTAAAAGCTGCCAAAGCTTACAG gGGACCACTTGCTCTGAATGAAATGGAACATTGGATTCTTATTGGGGAACCAAGCAGGAAACATCCAGCCATCCACTGTAAAAA GTGGGCAGATATTGTGACTGATCTGAACACACAGAACCCTGAATACTTGGACATTCGCCATACAGAAAGAGGCATTCAGTTTCGGAAAACCAAAAAG GTTGGAGGTAACCTACACTGTCTCATGGCATTCCAACGGGTTTACTGGCAAAAAATCGGACCTTGGGCACTAAACCTGGAGAACCTGAGGCACGATAACTACCAACAGGGAGCTCAGATCAGCGGTGATCAGCGGTGCCAGACTTCAGCAGGGGAGGCTGTAGATGATGGTGAAACCAAACGTGGGCACCTGGGCCGCTCTCACAGCACAGGGAATCAAAAATCGGATCAAGCCTGGAAACGGATCTCTAACACCACAGAGTACAGCAACCGAGGCTGCCCTGACAGCGACCTGGATGAGGACATCGCTGACTGA
- the zgc:172121 gene encoding homocysteine S-methyltransferase YbgG isoform X2 — protein MACAPFILDGGISTELEERGFQIQGDPLWSARILYTNPNAVKDVHYSFLQCGSDILTTATYQASIEGFTKYLGLKPEEAEELLMSGVRVARESITDFMANGLTADRKVPSVAGSVGPYGAFLHDGSEYTGVYASSMSVEELKNWHRPQIHSLVAAGVDLLALETIPSLKEAEALVELLREFPDAKAWLSFSCKARRMIALSWKETEISSAYSWIKEMAMCVTLEKLTYITRGKVQQFEEIWAPLLDFLKK, from the exons ATGGCCTGCGCACCATTTATTCTGGACGGGGGAATATCAACAGAATTAGAGGAAAGAGGTTTTCAGATTCAG GGAGATCCTTTATGGAGTGCAAGAATTTTGTATACAAATCCCAATGCTGTTAAAGATGTGCATTACAG CTTTCTTCAGTGTGGATCTGACATTCTCACAACAGCCACATACCAGGCTAGTATTGAAGGGTTCACTAAATATCTTGGCCTTAAACCAGAGGAGGCAGAAGAATTACTGATGTCAGGGGTCCGAGTAGCCAGGGAGTCAATAACAGACTTCATGGCCAACGGGTTAACAGCAG ACAGAAAAGTGCCTTCTGTGGCAGGTTCAGTGGGGCCTTACGGGGCTTTTTTACACGATGGTTCAGAGTACACAGGAGTCTATGCTAGCAGCATGAGTGTAGAG GAGCTGAAGAATTGGCATCGGCCACAGATTCACAGTTTGGTGGCTGCAGGAGTTGATTTACTTGCACTGGAGACTATACCGAGTCTTAAAGAAGCAGAGGCCTTGGTGGAGCTGCTGAGGGAGTTTCCTGATGCTAAAGCCTGGCTTTCCTTTTCCTGTAAG GCCAGGAGGATGATTGCTTTGAGCTGGAAAGAGACTGAAATATCTTCTGCATACTCTTGGATCAAGGAGATGGCAATGTGTGTTACTTTAGAGAAGTTAACGTACATTACAAGGGGTAAAGTACAGCAATTTGAAGAGATTTGGGCACCTTTACTGGATTTCCTGAAGAAATAA